A genomic stretch from Syngnathus typhle isolate RoL2023-S1 ecotype Sweden unplaced genomic scaffold, RoL_Styp_1.0 HiC_scaffold_47, whole genome shotgun sequence includes:
- the LOC133148303 gene encoding uncharacterized protein K02A2.6-like, producing MDAVKPPGQLKLTGNVDASWRTFKQQFLLYIAAVGVDRRAEGRKIAMLLTIAGPEAIEVFNTFVFAQPEDGENFEEVLKKFDEHCMSKKNETYERYVFRSRVQRQGESFDNFLTDLKIKAQSCNFGELRDSMIRDQIVFGTNEKKLREKMLRETDLTFSGAIKICQASELARQQVLTFREPAHGAAHQDNEDVNAVFVKGKPQSKFKNSDTRNKNKDKEMFTCKRCGERHRPRQCPAFGKTCVKCKGQNHFARMCLSKKGRGVHTVQEESDDSDDLSDTFFIKMVSHDEDVKTVSSRINGSDQAVNTVTDDKWTAPLLVNGTIVTFRIDTGARANLISEKDLNALTEKPKKFTERVTPLKAYNNQPIQTKGGCRLKIMAKGKQHNLLFTIVPNGHESLLGDKASEDLGLVKRIYQINTDNIKVVMQDKGQEQKQCEGSANIVEKFSSVFKGHGTLPYTYKIQLKDDAKPVVHAPRRVPAPLRAGLKKELERMTQMAVIERVEEPTDWVNSITCVQKKNTGALRVCLDPKDLNDNIKREHYQIPKREEIISEMTGAKFFSKLDASHGFWQLRLDPESSKYTTFNTPFGRYCFLRLPFGIKSAPEIFHRAMESMIEGLDGTRVYIDDLVVWGKTQQQHDERLEKLFQRVKKHGLKLNRDKCLFGVKEMIFLGDKVTSEGVEPDQSKVQAILDMPAPTDKKGVLRAMGMINFLGKFIPNLTSKTACLRELLQHNTVFEWTCRHEREWKKLKETVTTEPVLTFFDPSKPTKISTDASKDGLGAALLQMNEDKWQPVAYASRSMTETEQRYAQIEKETLGLVFGCGKFHSYVYGLPTFTAETDHKPLITIRKKNLNDMSPRIQRMMMALQRYDFELIYTPGKYIVLADALSRAPAPNSDMLVTPVTDESETHINMVTASLPASDGMLQKIVQETAKDPLLQKVSHHLQNGWSRGVCSGFYPVRADLCVADGLLLRQDRIVIPQSMRQDMLRRIHEGHLGVEKCKRRARGAVYWPGINKDIEEMIQQCETCLKHHYKQTKEPMLIVDPPTAPWQKVGTDLFHLHGKDYLLVIDYYSNYPEVAQLSSTSAQSVITHMKGFFARHGIPRCVVSDNGPQYDCGEFSEFAQVYGFQHVTSSPLYPQANGQAEKGVQIVKRLLKKAKDCKADPYLALLSYRSAALECGASPAELLMHRKLRTTLPHISRHNDNKNTDGLTDKRMRLKYRQKMNYDKTATQLEPLRERDVVRIEGPESWDRKARVLSEVGPRSFVVETENGQVLRRNRRSLLKTRDIENQAEEVGAEQPEGATPDVHHSDPPSPPSMTVTLRRSTRPRKPPGRLIEQE from the coding sequence ATGGATGCAGTAAAACCGCCAGGTCAGTTAAAACTAACTGGAAACGTAGATGCAAGTTGGAGGACATTCAAGCAGCAGTTCCTGCTGTACATCGCCGCGGTCGGAGTGGATCGAAGAGCGGAGGGAAGAAAAATAGCAATGCTGCTCACCATCGCCGGCCCAGAGGCAATTGAAGTCTTCAACACCTTTGTGTTTGCTCAACCCGAAGACGGAGAGAACTTTGAAGAGGTCTTAAAGAAATTTGACGAGCATTGCATGTCAAAGAAGAATGAAACGTACGAGAGATACGTATTCCGCTCACGTGTGCAGCGCCAGGGTGAGTCATTTGATAATTTTCTCACCGACCTgaagatcaaagctcagtcctgTAATTTTGGAGAACTCAGAGACTCTATGATAAGAGATCAAATAGTTTTTGGAACAAATGAAAAGAAGCTCCGGGAGAAAATGTTGAGGGAGACAGACCTCACATTTAGCGGTGCCATAAAAATATGTCAAGCCAGTGAGCTTGCTCGACAACAAGTACTGACTTTCAGGGAGCCTGCTCACGGAGCTGCGCACCAAGATAACGAGGATGTGAACGCTGTGTTTGTGAAAGGAAAGCCACAGAGCAAATTTAAGAACAGTGAcaccaggaataaaaacaaggacaaggagATGTTCACTTGCAAGAGATGTGGTGAGCGACACAGACCAAGACAATGTCCTGCCTTTGGAAAAACATGTGTAAAGTGCAAAGGACAAAACCATTTTGCCAGAATGTGTCTCTCTAAGAAGGGACGGGGTGTGCACACAGTGCAGGAAGAATCAGATGACAGTGATGATCtgagtgacacatttttcataAAGATGGTGTCACACGATGAAGATGTTAAGACAGTGTCTTCCAGAATTAATGGTTCAGATCAGGCTGTAAATACAGTAACAGATGACAAATGGACTGCTCCACTGTTAGTTAATGGGACAATTGTAACATTTAGAATTGACACTGGGGCTAGAGCTAATTTGATCAGTGAGAAAGATTTAAATGCACTGACTGAGAAGCCTAAAAAATTCACAGAAAGAGTCACACCCCTGAAGGCTTATAATAATCAGCCAATACAGACAAAAGGTGGATGCAGACTTAAAATAATGGCAAAAGGCAAACAGCATAACCTGTTATTCACCATTGTGCCAAATGGACACGAGTCTCTTTTAGGAGACAAAGCCTCTGAGGATCTAGGTCTAGTAAAGAGGATCTATCAGATTAATACTGACAACATTAAAGTAGTCATGCAAGACAaaggacaggaacaaaaacagtgtGAGGGAAGTGCAAACATAGTGGAGaagttttcttctgtcttcaaaGGACATGGGACTTTACCTTACACTTACAAAATACAACTCAAAGATGATGCCAAGCCTGTTGTGCATGCCCCAAGGAGAGTGCCAGCACCGCTCAGAGCTGgcttgaaaaaagaacttgaaagaATGACTCAAATGGCGGTCATTGAGCGAGTGGAAGAACCCACAGATTGGGTCAACTCAATCACGTGTGTCCAAAAGAAGAACACAGGTGCCTTAAGAGTTTGccttgatcccaaagatttgaaCGATAACATAAAGAGAGAGCATTATCAAATCCCAAAACGGGAAGAGATCATTAGTGAAATGACTGGTGCTAAGTTTTTTAGTAAACTAGATGCCTCTCACGGATTCTGGCAACTGAGGCTTGACCCGGAAAGCAGCAAGTACACCACCTTTAACACACCATTTGGACGTTACTGTTTCTTAAGACTCCCATTTGGCATTAAATCAGCGCCAGAGATCTTCCACAGAGCAATGGAGTCCATGATAGAGGGTCTGGACGGCACCAGAGTCTACATAGATGACTTGGTCGTCTggggaaaaacacaacaacaacatgatgaAAGACTGGAGAAACTCTTTCAGAGAGTCAAAAAACATGGACTAAAACTGAACAGAGACAAGTGTCTCTTTGGTGTCAAGGAGATGATTTTCTTGGGAGACAAAGTCACAAGTGAAGGTGTGGAACCTGACCAGTCAAAAGTGCAAGCCATATTGGATATGCCTGCCCCCACTGACAAAAAAGGTGTCCTGAGAGCCATGGGGATGATCAACTTCCTGGGAAAGTTCATCCCTAATCTTACCTCTAAGACGGCATGCCTCAGGGAGTTACTACAGCACAACACAGTATTTGAATGGACTTGTCGACATGAGAGGGAGtggaaaaaattaaaggaaactGTAACTACGGAGCCAGTCCTCACATTCTTTGACCCATCTAAACCCACAAAGATCTCCACTGATGCCTCAAAAGATGGTTTGGGAGCAGCACTGCTACAGATGAATGAGGACAAATGGCAACCTGTAGCATATGCGTCTAGGTCAATGACAGAGACCGAGCAGCGCTATGCTCAAATAGAAAAAGAGACTTTGGGGTTAGTGTTTGGATGTGGAAAGTTTCACAGTTATGTGTATGGACTGCCAACCTTTACAGCAGAGACCGACCACAAACCACTCATCACAATCAGGAAAAAGAACCTTAACGACATGTCACCCAGAATTCAGCGCATGATGATGGCATTGCAGCGCTACGACTTTGAACTTATTTACACACCTGGAAAATATATTGTACTGGCAGATGCTTTATCTCGTGCACCAGCACCAAACAGTGACATGCTGGTCACCCCGGTGACTGATGAGTCTGAAACACACATAAACATGGTGACTGCTTCTCTCCCAGCATCAGATGGTATGCTACAGAAAATTGTCCAGGAGACGGCGAAAGATCCTCTGCTGCAGAAAGTTTCACACCATCTACAGAATGGATGGTCAAGAGGAGTCTGCTCAGGGTTTTACCCTGTGCGAGCGGACTTGTGTGTGGCGGATGGGCTGCTACTGCGACAAGACAGGATTGTCATCCCACAATCCATGCGCCAGGACATGCTTCGGCGTATACATGAGGGACATCTGGGCGTGGAGAAATGCAAAAGGAGAGCAAGAGGAGCAGTTTATTGGCCGGGCATCAACAAAGACATTGAGGAGATGATACAGCAGTGTGAAACGTGTCTCAAacatcattacaaacaaacaaaagagccgATGCTAATCGTAGACCCACCCACTGCACCATGGCAAAAAGTGGGAACAGATTTGTTTCATCTGCATGGCAAGGACTATCTTCTAGTGATAGACTATTATTCTAACTATCCAGAAGTTGCACAATTATCCAGTACATCAGCACAGTCTGTCATCACACACATGAAAGGGTTTTTTGCCAGACATGGAATCCCGCGATGTGTtgtcagtgacaatggtccacaataTGACTGTGGGGAATTCAGTGAGTTTGCACAGGTATATGGATTTCAACATGTCACCTCTAGCCCGTTGTATCCACAGGCTAATGGACAAGCTGAAAAAGGGGTGCAGATTGTAAAGAGACTgttgaaaaaagcaaaagactGTAAAGCTGACCCTTACCTGGCTTTGCTAAGCTACAGGTCTGCAGCTCTGGAGTGTGGTGCATCACCTGCTGAGCTACTCATGCATCGCAAGCTGCGCACAACACTTCCACACATTTCAAGACACAATgataacaaaaacacagatggactgactgacaaacgaATGAGACTCAAGTACAGACAGAAAATGAACTATGATAAAACCGCAACACAACTGGAACCTCTTCGGGAAAGGGATGTTGTGAGGATTGAGGGTCCTGAGTCCTGGGACAGAAAAGCCAGAGTCCTCAGTGAAGTAGGTCCCAGGTCTTTTGTGGTCGAGACAGAGAATGGACAGGTATTAAGGAGAAACAGGAGGAGtctgttaaagactcgggacattGAGAATCAAGCTGAGGAGGTTGGAGCTGAACAGCCAGAAGGTGCTACTCCAGATGTGCACCACAGTGATCCTCCTTCACCTCCCTCAATGACTGTGACACTCAGAAGGTCTACTAGACCTAGAAAGCCCCCTGGGAGGCTCAtagaacaagagtga